The Anaerolineae bacterium genome includes the window CGGATCTGTCGGGGTCCGACGAAAACAGCACGGCGATAGGTATTGGTCATGGCAGTCCTCTCATGTCAGGAATTTCATGGCGTCGTCCACAGAGCTTCCCTGGTGGACGATGGCGACAATGGCCGCGGTGATGCGGTCGGGATGCGGGAACTGAGCGATGTTGCGGCCGACGGCGACGCCGGCGGCGCCGGCCTGCATGGCGCCGTGAATCTTCTCCAGCAGACTGCGCGGGTCGTTGGCCTTGCCCCCACCCAGTACCACCAGCGGGACATAGACTTGTTCCACAATGCGGCGGAAGCTCTCGACGTCGCCGGTGTATTCGGTCTTAATAAAGTCCACCCCCAGCTCCGCGCCGATGCGGCAGGCATGGCCGATATTCTCGGGGGTCCACCATTCGCGCGGGTTCTCGAAGCCGGCCGGCAGCATCTCTGCCATCACCGGCATGTGCCACTCTGCCGCCTGGGAGATGATCTGGGAAAGGTACGGCAGGGTCTCCCCCTCGAACTGCGAGCCGGGCATGCCCATCACGCCCACCGCCTCGGCCCCGATGCGCAGGGCATCATAGACATCATAGACCAGCTTCATGGGGCCGCGCGTCTTGGCGAGGCCGGAGGAGCCGCCATCACAGCGCAGGATGATGCCCATATCCCCGATTTCCTCGGGGAAGCGCTGGCAGATGCCGTAGGTGGTCAGGATGGCATCCGCACCGCCTTCCCGCACCTTGCGGATGACCTCTCCTGGTTTTTCCAGCCCTTCCATCATGCCGAAGGCGGCGGCGTGGTCCATGGCAAAGATAACAGTCTTGCCATCGGGCCGGAAGATACGCTTCCAACGGTGTGTTTTCAATCCCTTCATGGTATTCCCCCTTTGGAGTGTGTTCGTCACA containing:
- a CDS encoding aldolase; translation: MKGLKTHRWKRIFRPDGKTVIFAMDHAAAFGMMEGLEKPGEVIRKVREGGADAILTTYGICQRFPEEIGDMGIILRCDGGSSGLAKTRGPMKLVYDVYDALRIGAEAVGVMGMPGSQFEGETLPYLSQIISQAAEWHMPVMAEMLPAGFENPREWWTPENIGHACRIGAELGVDFIKTEYTGDVESFRRIVEQVYVPLVVLGGGKANDPRSLLEKIHGAMQAGAAGVAVGRNIAQFPHPDRITAAIVAIVHQGSSVDDAMKFLT